One segment of Campylobacter hominis ATCC BAA-381 DNA contains the following:
- the aroC gene encoding chorismate synthase: MNTFGRKLRLTTFGESHGNAIGGVIDGFPSGVKIDEKFIQAELDKRKPGGKFATARKENDKVQIFSGIFEGVSIGTPIGFIIFNENQKSKDYENIKNLFRPGHADFGYFKKFVIRDYRGGGRSSARETAVRVAAGAFAQILLNEFDICVQSGIFSIGSINKGGEISNAKNLKMDFDYAQTSEIFSLFKEFENEMKNEILNAKNAHDSVGGNVVTRVKNVPAGLGEVLYDKIDAKIAYALMGINGVKAVEIGAGVKASEMIGSENNDEILPFGKFKTNHSGGILGGITNGDEIIVKSHFKPTPSIFLAQNTIDESGAVKTLSLKGRHDPCIAVRGSVVATAMMRLIVADMMLLNLGSTLTSLKKFYL; encoded by the coding sequence ATGAATACTTTTGGTCGAAAGCTTAGGCTTACTACTTTTGGAGAAAGCCACGGCAATGCAATCGGCGGCGTGATTGACGGATTTCCGTCAGGCGTTAAAATAGATGAAAAATTTATTCAAGCCGAACTTGATAAAAGAAAACCGGGTGGAAAATTTGCTACCGCCAGAAAAGAAAATGATAAAGTGCAAATTTTTAGTGGAATTTTTGAAGGCGTAAGCATCGGTACGCCGATCGGCTTTATAATTTTTAATGAAAATCAAAAAAGTAAAGATTATGAAAATATAAAAAATCTTTTTCGTCCAGGACATGCTGATTTCGGATATTTTAAGAAATTCGTAATTAGAGATTACAGGGGTGGTGGAAGAAGTAGCGCTCGCGAAACCGCCGTTCGCGTGGCAGCGGGCGCTTTTGCACAGATTTTGCTTAATGAGTTTGATATTTGTGTGCAAAGTGGAATTTTCAGCATAGGTTCTATAAATAAAGGCGGTGAAATTTCAAATGCAAAAAATTTAAAAATGGATTTTGATTATGCGCAAACCAGTGAAATTTTCTCGCTTTTTAAAGAGTTTGAAAATGAAATGAAAAATGAAATTTTAAATGCTAAAAATGCCCACGACAGCGTAGGCGGAAATGTAGTAACACGCGTAAAAAATGTGCCTGCAGGGCTTGGAGAAGTTCTTTATGATAAAATTGATGCGAAAATTGCTTATGCACTAATGGGAATAAATGGCGTAAAAGCCGTAGAAATCGGAGCCGGCGTAAAAGCAAGCGAGATGATTGGAAGTGAAAATAACGATGAAATTTTGCCGTTTGGAAAATTTAAAACAAATCATAGTGGCGGAATTTTGGGCGGCATTACAAATGGCGATGAAATTATTGTAAAAAGCCATTTTAAACCGACACCGTCTATTTTTTTAGCGCAAAATACTATAGATGAAAGTGGAGCTGTCAAAACGCTCAGTTTAAAAGGCAGGCACGATCCTTGTATCGCTGTAAGGGGAAGTGTGGTGGCAACCGCGATGATGAGACTTATTGTAGCCGATATGATGCTTTTAAATCTCGGTTCAACTTTAACATCACTTAAAAAATTTTATCTTTAA